Proteins encoded together in one Halorubellus sp. JP-L1 window:
- a CDS encoding tRNA (cytidine(56)-2'-O)-methyltransferase gives MHGEPEVVVCRFGHRPGRDDRMTTHVGLTARALGADRVVFPDNAAQAHETVADITERFGGPFEIERTSTPKAFVRDFDGTVVHLTMYGERVQDVQDDVRAAHEDAPLLVVVGSEKVPFDVYEHADYNVGVTNQPHSEVAGLAVFLDRLFDGRELDREWADPDRVVLPADTGKRVVDPEDAPDDRLAEHD, from the coding sequence ATGCACGGCGAACCCGAGGTCGTCGTCTGTCGGTTCGGGCATCGACCCGGCCGCGACGACCGGATGACGACGCACGTCGGCTTGACGGCGCGCGCGCTCGGCGCGGACCGCGTCGTCTTCCCCGACAACGCCGCCCAGGCCCACGAGACCGTCGCCGACATCACGGAGCGCTTCGGCGGGCCGTTCGAGATCGAACGCACGAGCACGCCGAAGGCGTTCGTCCGCGACTTCGACGGCACCGTCGTTCACCTCACGATGTACGGCGAACGCGTCCAGGACGTCCAGGACGACGTGAGGGCCGCCCACGAGGACGCCCCGCTTCTCGTCGTCGTCGGCAGCGAGAAGGTGCCCTTCGACGTCTACGAGCACGCCGACTACAACGTCGGCGTCACCAACCAGCCCCACAGCGAGGTCGCCGGCCTCGCCGTCTTCCTCGACCGCCTCTTCGACGGCCGCGAACTCGACCGCGAGTGGGCCGACCCCGACCGCGTCGTCCTCCCCGCCGACACCGGCAAGCGCGTCGTCGACCCCGAAGACGCCCCCGACGACCGCCTCGCCGAGCACGACTGA